One genomic region from Nymphalis io chromosome 18, ilAglIoxx1.1, whole genome shotgun sequence encodes:
- the LOC126775227 gene encoding uncharacterized protein LOC126775227, giving the protein MSKSHKSFPQTCCERYQRHLCAFAKTDKNYVTGIPKKNICSSSEKSCPTGTINHNKNSRITTPKKTTKSQLNFSQILTENFDYCKTCGDVASNSDNRTFSRAKITRSLLQDSYIVPLNKVNKSPTKKNSNNHNNQLQQFYRNENFKQSTHSFSATDNIKKISLNTILEQSENKSQVDTENNIYEIYPDSDEEIGFMNCDNNFKNIKEFRNQNYFECHSAKSRVNSKSNVNSLKHKCIYRFHLNERLFPVPLNTDHQNNIRCVECYLPMDKNIHDTKINGMIQAKIKINNEVQDMLLMLPVNDSLVVEQRSKMQNVEDESIYFGIIKLDLNGDSIFNRTLPEDSLALRYQKGYKELSRDQKYTYESVGENDVIII; this is encoded by the coding sequence atgtCCAAATCTCATAAATCATTTCCTCAAACATGTTGTGAAAGATATCAAAGACATTTATGTGCTTTCGCTAAAACTGACAAAAATTATGTCACAGGTATCcctaagaaaaatatttgttcaagtAGTGAAAAAAGTTGTCCAACGGGTAcgattaatcataataaaaacagcAGGATAACGACACCCAAGAAAACAACGAAATCTCAACtaaattttagtcaaattttgaCGGAAAATTTTGATTATTGCAAAACATGCGGCGATGTGGCTTCGAACTCAGACAATAGGACGTTTTCAAGAGCTAAAATCACCAGAAGTCTGTTACAAGACTCTTACATTGTCccgttaaataaagtaaataaatcaccgacaaaaaaaaattctaacaatcataaCAACCAATTACAACAATTTTatagaaatgaaaattttaaacaatcaacTCATTCATTTAGTGctactgataatataaaaaaaatatctctgaATACAATTTTGGAACAGTCTGAAAATAAATCACAGGTGGAcacagaaaataatatttacgaaaTATACCCGGATTCTGATGAAGAAATAGGATTTATGAATTgtgacaataattttaaaaatatcaaggaATTtagaaatcaaaattattttgaatgccATTCAGCTAAATCAAGAGTAAATTCAAAATCCAATGTTAACAgcttaaaacataaatgtatatatagatttCACTTAAATGAAAGATTATTTCCAGTCCCTCTTAATACAGACCACCAAAACAATATTCGTTGTGTCGAATGCTATTTGCCTATGGACAAAAATATACACGATACAAAAATTAATGGAATGATACAAgctaaaattaagataaataatgaaGTGCAAGACATGCTTTTAATGTTACCGGTTAATGATTCTCTAGTTGTCGAACAAAGGAGTAAGATGCAAAATGTCGAGGATGAAAGTATATACtttggtataataaaattagatttaaacGGAGATTCAATTTTCAATCGAACACTACCGGAAGATTCTTTAGCATTAAGATATCAAAAGGGTTATAAAGAATTATCTAGAGACCAAAAATACACATATGAAAGTGTTGGGGAAAAtgatgtcattattatttaa